The following coding sequences lie in one Takifugu rubripes chromosome 8, fTakRub1.2, whole genome shotgun sequence genomic window:
- the LOC101068889 gene encoding uncharacterized protein, protein MTSAKLIFWLICLEKFALTSTMEFSPSLNWKTNYILVKPGQNLTLPCLHRDDFSTQISWFKETLGERPILICMYWISSKHWIFVNDFKTNPRFQLHPGNKVANLTITDLKLSDSATYYCVNRYLNVFDFTEGHNVIVEGSGLTIDQSASHSIQAEGSVTLNCTVHTGWTCDGDHTVYWFRNSGPSQLGLMYSHTGRNKQCERETNTCFYSFSMKNLNTSQTGTYYCAVAACGHILFGNGTKLVCGDEGNHLVLVYFLSAAWIFTIIMVVLLSISVFMTKRKNSHHSLDAQSRVQASSRANAEGYQEENNLHYAALRNNQPNRSMQNRQNECVYSAVRL, encoded by the exons atgacatctgcaaagttgatcttctggctgatatgtttggagaaatttg ctctgACATctacaatggaattttctccatctttgaattggaagaccaattatatcttggtcaaacctggacagaacctgactttgccgtgtcttcacagagatgATTTTTCTACCCagatctcttggtttaaagaaactctgggagagagGCCGATTCTGATCTGTATGTACTGGATATCAAGTAAACATTGGAtatttgttaatgacttcaaaaccaatccacgtttccaactacatcctggtaacaaagtagctaatctgacaataacagatttgaagttatcagactcagcgacgtattactgtgtaaatcggtatttaaatgtatttgactttacagaaggtcataatgtcattgtagagggttcagggttgaccatagatcagtcagcatcacattctatccaagcagaagggtctgtgacgctgaattgtacagtacatactgggtggacttgtgatggggatcacactgtttactggttcagaaactctggaccatctcaactgggactcatgtacagccatacaggcaggaacaagcagtgtgagagggaaaccaacacctgtttctacagcttctccatgaagaacctgaacacttctcagactgggacctactattgtgctgttgcagcatgtggacacattctgtttggaaatggaaccaagctggtgtgtgggg atgaaggaaaccatcttgttttggtgtatttcctcagtgcggcctggatatttaccattatcatggttgttttattatccatttcagtttttatgacaaagaggaaaaacagtcatcactctctgg atgCTCAGTCAAGAGTCCAAGCTTCATCcagagcaaatgcagag ggctaccaagaggaaaacaacctccattatgcagctttgaggaacaaccagcccaacagatcaatgcagaacagacagaatgaatgtgtgtactctgctgtgaggctgtag